The following is a genomic window from Adhaeribacter radiodurans.
CTGCCCCCGGTTAGCTGCTTCGGTGAATTGGAGTATTGAATTCTTTAATTTCGGTCTAAATTCCACGGTTTGTTGGTATTCCTGTTTGCTGCCATCGGGTCCCATGATAGAAACGGTACCTTGCCATTTGCCGGTTACCCACTTTAAAGCTTGTATTTTTTGCTGCACTGCGGGCAAATAATTAGCGGACTGAGCAAACGTGAAGGTGCTAACCAATAAGCTGATTATAAGAACATAAAGGCATTTCATAATTAGGTTTTTAGGCGTGAGACAATCAGGTTAAATTTTAAAATAGATAGACTGTAAGTTGGTATTTTGTATAGTGAAGCGCAGCGTTAAACCGTTTTTTCCAGATCGTTGGCTTTGGCCAGAGAAACCAAACCACCCATGGCACCTAAGTTCATGGAGTCCAGGGCGGAGCTCGGTACAATTACCATTGAGCCTTTTTCCTTTAACCCTTCAAACAACATATTCATACCGCGTAGGTGCAAAGCTACCGGGTTGTTGCGGTATTGTTCGCTGGCTTCGGCAAACTTAAAGGCAATCTCGGTTTCAGCGGTTCCCAGAATAACCCGGGCACGACGCTCTCTTTCGGCTTGCGCTTCCTTACTCATGGCATCGGCTAAGGTTTGCGGAATTATAATATCTTTGATACCCACGTTCTGGCAGGTAATACCCCAGGAATTGGTGTGGTGATCCATGATTTGTTGTAAATCTTCGGCTACTTTATCGCGTTCCTGCAGCAGGTCGGCCAATTCGTGTTTCCCGATCATATCGCGCAAGCCGGTTTGGGCAATGTAGAAAATGGCGGTTTCGTACTCCTGCACTTCAAGGGCGGCCTTCTCTACGTCCCAAACGGTCCAGTAAACCACGGCATCTACATTAACCGGCACGGTATCTTTGGTTAAGGTTTGCTCGGCTTTAAAATCTGTTACCCGTACCCGCTGGTCGATGTAATTATCTATTTTGTCGATAATCGGAATGATAAAGAAGATGCCGGGACCTTTCAGACCCTGGTATTTTCCCATCCGCAGAACCACCGCTTTTTCCCACTGGTTAGCAATGTTAATGGCCCGGGCCACAAAAAAAGAAAGCAGCACGAGTGCCGCGAACCCCACCGGGTGGATGAGTTGAAAATATAACAGCGCTATGGAAGCGGCTAATAATACAATTAATACAGTGGCAGAAATCGGATTCCACCATCTATCGGTATTTGTTTTCATCTGATTTTAAGTTTTTGAAGTTGCTGAATGATATCGTCTACCGAAAAACCATAGCTAAAAGCAATGGACGAAAACTCACTGCAAATTTCCTGGAGTTTGTTCTGCTTTTCTTCGGTAGGTATTTCAATTTTAATGTCACTGATAAAAGTACCGGTACCCTGTTGGGTTGCCAATACATTCTGAATTTCCAGTTCTTTGTAAGCCTTAGCTACGGTATTCAGGTTTACTTTTAAATCTACGGCCAAAGACCGGACGGTCGGGAGTTGTTCGCCCGTTTTCAGGTTTCCGGCCGCAATGCCAAATTTTATCTGGTCGATGATCTGCCGGTAAAAGGGCGAGCCAGATTTTGGGTCTAGTTTAAACTCAATCATTATACTATTGTTACAATATAATAATGTACTATATGTATAATACAAACGTACAAGTTTTATTTTTGTTTGCAAATAATTGATATAAAATATTTTGCATTGCTGAGCAGAAGCATATTTAATTGAGGTTAGCCTGATTGGTTATGCTTGAATAAGTACTATGTTAAAAGGTAGGAGAAAGATTAGGTGGAAATAGTAGGATAGTTAATTTTAAATGTTTTGGAGTTTTCTTTGGAGCCGGTTCCCGTCTCCAGGCTCGGGTGCTATCTAGTTTGCTAATTTCAAGCTTTGCCTCGTGGCCGGCGGGCCTCGTTTGGCTCTTCCGCCCTCGCTAGCCTTCCTTTCCTCGACTCCGTCTGCGGAATTTTCCTCCGCAAAACCGGAACCCTAGCAGGTGCTTCACAGCCAAACTGGTGTCAGTTGCTCTTAGCTACTGCTATTCTGTTTGCTTAGAAAAGAAGAAGATATCAGATTGGACGAAGAAAATAAAAAGAACTTGTGCTTTTTGACTCAATATAACTTTATAATCGAGTGTTATTTTGAATATTATTTTGAGCGTCCTTCAAGAGGAACCTATTTAGCTACGTAGCCAAATAAGTTCCTCCTGAAGGACACGGAAGGTAATTGCAAAAATGATGAAATTTTAAATTTTTAAAATTTTGAAAATCTACTATGCAACAGATAGCTTGAGCCAAGTGCAATAGTTGACGCTAAACCGTTCGAGCGTTCAGCGAGTTTTTAGCGTCTTGACTTTTTTGGTTCTTTTTGTGTCAAGACAAAAAGAACAATTACCTCAGCAATGAAACAACTTCAGGTAGAAATTACAGCTACTCGGCCAGCTATGCGAACAAGTATTTCTATCTTGGCTCGAAAGTCACGGAAGTAACTTCCGCGCCATAGATGCTATAACAATAGAAGGAAGAAGCTAGAAGAAGGAAATTCTAATTTCTAATTCATAATTTCTAATTAAGCATAACGCTAATTAAATGATTGACGAAATTCCAGGGGAGACAAGTTAGTTTTGCTGCGGAATAATTTACTGAAGGATTGGGAATGCTCGAAGCCCAGGGTAAAAGCAATTTCGCTGACGGATAAAGCCGTGGTGGATAATTTTTCTTTGGCCTTTTCGATGAGTTTATCGTGGATGTGTTGTTGAGTACTTTGGCCGGTTAAAACTTTGAGCAAATTGCTTAAATAGGTAGGTGATATGTTTAGCTGTTCGGCAATATCATGCACAGTGGGTATGCCTTTTTCGGTTAAGGCATCACTGTTGAAATACGCATTTAAAAGTTCTTCCAGCCGGTTTAATATTTGGTGATTGGTGATTTTGCGGGTGATGAACTGGCGGTGGTAAAACCGTTCGCCGTATGTGAGCAGTAATTCCAGCTGGGCAATAATGACACTCTGGCTGAACTTATCAATATTAGAATGGTATTCCTGGGCAATGTTTTGCAGCAGGTTCGTGAGCGTGTGTTCTTCTTTCTCCGACAGAAACAAGGCTTCGTTTACCGCATAATCAAAGTACTCGTATTGTTTGATGGTTTTGGCTAAAGGCGTGTTCCATAAAAAGTCGGGATGAATGAGTAACATCCACCCCGACCGTTTTACTTCCTGATCTGGACTAGCTTCAATGCCATACACCTGCCCCGGCGCTATAAAAAATAGGATGCCTTCATCAAAATCATATTCCTGCTGCCCGTATTTAAACTTGATATTAAAATTGCGTTTCAGGGCAATGGAATAAAAATCCAACACCAAATTTTGCGGACTCTGCCCCGCCCAAACCGGCATGGTGCCCATATCGATCACGCTAATTAATGGATGTTCCGGCTTAGGAAGTCCCATTTGCTGGTGGTACTCGCTAATGGTTTTAAAGCGGAGGGGTTGAGTGGTTGCCATAATCTAAGTTACTTACTTTTGCTGAAAAGATGCTGCAAATTCCTGGGCAAAGTCGGTAAGCTTTACTTTACCCATTTCCGCTGGCAGGTTCCGGTAATAATCTTCGGCTAACAAACCACTGTGCAGACCAGCATACATTTCTACCAGCCCGGCCGCGATTTCGGGGTTCATACCAATGGCAGTTAAACCAGCTAAAGTTTGTTCATCGGAAATTAAAACCCATTGCAAATCGGGCTGGCCAATGGCGGAACCTAAAATCCGGGCGGTTTCGTTGCCGCTTAATTCCTGGCTGGCAATGTAACGCACTTTTCTATCGTTTTGAGAAGTAGTCAGTTCTTCCGCTACTACTGCGGCAATATCTTTTGTTGAAACCCAGGGAATCACATTGTCGGCTCCGTAGTTAGCAGCAATCACGTTCTGGTTTTTTATCAGGTCAGAGTAGCCAAATAAGTTATAATAGAAAGAAGTGGGGCGCAAGTGGGTAATGGATACATCCGGTGGTAGTTCGTTTAAGATTTGCTCGACATCGTGCGCACCACGCAAAATGCCGTTACCTTTTTCTAAATGGGCGCCAATGCTGCTCAGGTTTACTACCCGCTTTACGCCAGATTCTTTAATGGCTTGGGCGTAACTATAGCCGAGTTGGCGGTAATATCCTAGCAAGTCCAGGTTTGGGTCGAAGTAATTGTTGGGGGGCACCATGGTGTACACAGCATCGGCCCCGGTGAAAGTAGCGGTTAAGAAGGCAACATCTTCTAGGGAGCCAATGGCGGCGGTGGCACCTATAGCTGTAATTTCGGTTTGTTTTCCCGGGTTGCTGCTGATAACGGTAACGGTGTTTCCTTTATGAATTAACTCCTGGGTAAGTGGTTTGCTGATGTGGCCTAAGGAGCCGGTAACTACAATTTTCATTTTTTTAATTTTTTAGTTTCTGCAAAGGTCAACCGTAACTAAAAAAAGGATGTAGCCAAATCTATGGTTGTTGTAGCCGTTTCTATAAAGCCATTTCATTGGAGCCTGTTCCAGTCTCCAGGCACAGGTGCTATCTAGCTGGCTGGCTTCACGTTTTGCCTCATGGCCAGCGGACCTCGTTTGGCTCTTCCGCCCTCGCTAGCCTTCCTTTCCTCGACTCCGTCGGCGGAATTTTGCTCCACAAAACCGGAACCCTAGCAGGTGCTCCTCAGCCAAACTGGTGTCAATCGCTTTTAGCTACCTGATTTAATAATTTATGATTGAAGCTTAAAATTTAGCTGCTGAGTGATCAGGTAGAAAAGCCATTATTTTCTATTTTATTCGGATTTGCCTAGTTGTAATTTATTGGCGTTGCTTGTGGAGGTGACTACATTGATAATGGCTATTAAGGCGAGTAAGGCCATGAACGCGGTGGCTGCGGGCCAACCGCCAGATTTATAAAACTGAATGGCAAAGTAAGAACCCAGGGCGCCGCCGATGAAATAACTGGTCATGTAAACGGTATTGATTCGGCTGTTGGCTAAAGAATCGAGGGTGTAGATAACCGCAATGTTGGTTACCTGGGTGGCTTGTACGCCTATATCCAGCAGAATTACCGTAATCCAGATGGCTACGATAGCTCCGGGAGCTACCTTCAATATTACTATGCTCAATAGCGTTAACCCAGTAGAAAATAACAGCGACCGAACCGAACTACCTTTATCCGCTAGTTTGCCAAATAAAGGAGCAATTAAAGCGCCGGCGGCAGCTAATAAGCCAAACAAACCAATGGCCGAAGCGGAATAATGAAAAGGTGCCTCGCTCAGGTATAGGGTAAGCGTAACCCAAAATGCACTTAATGTGCCAAAGGCCAGCATTCCGGTTAAAGCAGTTCGGCGCAGTACGGGAAAGCGGCTCCATTGAGCAATGGTGGACTTTAACAAACCAGCGTAGGTCCCGGTAAACCGCTCGGGTACAGACCGAAAATCTGTTTGCATCAGGATAGCGGTACCGGCTACCAGAACTGCCGAAATTAAATACACGTATTGCCAGCCCAACCAATTAGTTATAAAACCGCTGAACACGCGGGCTAACAAGATACCCACTAAAATTCCCGTAAAGATTTGCCCTACAATCTTGCCCCGGTTTTCTTTTACCAAACTGGCAGCCATGGGCAATATTACCTGCGCTACCACCGAAAACACGCCAATGAGCAAACTGCCGATATATAATATCATTATATTAGGCGCAAAGGCTACGAGCAGAAGCGATAAAACCAGGGCTGCCTGCAGGTACAAAATAAGCTTTTTCCGTTCGATCATATCCCCAATGGGCGTTAGAAAGAACAGCCCGATGCCATAGCCAATCTGAGCTAAAACCGAAATGCTACCGGCTTTTTCCAGGGTAGTATGAAATTGAAGGGAAATTTCGTGCAGAATGGGTTGGCTGTAATATACATTGGCTACGGCTATTCCGGCGGTAGCGGCCATTATAAGTACCTGGGTATTTTTAAGAGGTGCCATCTTAATTATTTTTAAAATTTTTAACTTTTTATTGCTGTTGGTAACAATGCAAAGTTGGCACCGGTAAGGTCCATTTTTCAATGAACTGGATTAGGAAATAAGCCCGAACTAGTTCAAGGAAAAAGGTTGAACTAGATTAACTTTTTGGGGATAGTTTTTTTATTCCGCAGCCGGGAGAGGTATTCGGTAGTCATGCCCAGGTAAGAAGCCAGCGCGTATTGCGGCACTTTGCTTCCGATTTGCGGGTAGCGCTCCATAAACGTATCGTACCGTTGTTCGGCGGTTTTAGTAAGGTTGGTGATTACCCGGCGGGCCATGTGCGCTGCGGTAGCTTCGGCGAGTATCCGAAAGTACGTTTCGAATACATGGCGGCGCTGCTTTAAGGCTTGCTCCGTTTCGTAATCAATTTGCAGCAGGGTACTGTCTTCCAGCGCCATTATAAACATGGAGGCAGGTTGCTGCAAAAGGTAGCTGTTGTAATCCGTTATCCACCAATCATCAATGGCAAACTGAATGGTATGTTCCTGGCCTTCATCGCCGATTACGTAAGCCCGAAAACTGCCTTGTACCACGTAAAATCGGTAGCGGGGTACAAATTCGGGCTGCACCACAAACTGCCTTTTCTTTACTTTTACCAGTTTAAAACTCTGGCAAAATTCATGTAGCTCTTCTTCCGTAAAAGAAACACGTTTGCTTATGTGCTGTTTTAAATTATCGAAGTCCATTAATATTCTGCCATTTACTTTTTTTGAACTAACCGCCTGGCGAGGGCATCCGGTATTTACCGGACAAGTTAACTTTTCCGCTTTACTTAAGAGAAACTATTTTGGCAGCTTCTATTTCGGAAATGAGACTAAGTAAAGTTCTGCGGTATTTATCCGCTACTTTCCCAATAGAATTTATGATGAAGAAAATAATAAAATGAGTACCTTTTGGTAGCCTGAAAATTTAAAAAATGGGCAGATAAAGATTTAACTCTATCTGCCCATTTTGTCTGGTATCCTGAACTAGCTAGATTTCTAAAATTTATAAATTCACGCCGCCCGAAACTTCAATGCGTTGGCCGTTAATCCAGCTGGCTTCTTCGGTGCATAAAAAGGCCACTACGCCACCAATATCTTCGGCCACCCCTACCCGGCCCAGAGCCGTTAAACTAGATAAGTGGTCGTTTAGGTCTTGGTTGTCGCGTACCCGGCCGCCGCCAAAGTCGGTGGCAATAGGCCCTGGTGCTACAACGTTGGCTGCAATGCCGCGCGCACCTAATTCTTTGGCTAAATAGCGGGTAAGTACTTCCACAGCACCTTTCATGGAGCCATACGCCGAGGAACCCGGATTAGAAAAACGCGCCAAGCCCGAAGAAATATTAATGATGCGTCCACCATCGTTCAGAAAAGGTAAAGCTTTTTGGGTTAAGAAAAACACACCTTTGTAGTGAATGTTTAAAGCCGTATCAAACTGTTCTTCGGTGGTGTCGGCGAAATTAGCGTAAAGTGCAGTGCCGGCATTGTTAATTAAAAAATCGAAATTGGGGTTGCCGGTTTGTTGTTGTAAATGGGTAGTTACTTTTTCCAGGAACCCATCAAACGACGGAATGTTGCCGGCATCTAATTGAAAGGCATAAGCTTTTTGCCCTAATCCTTGTAGTTCCGTTACTACTTTTTCGGCTTCTTGCTGGTTGCTGTGGTAGGTGAGCACCACATCAATGCCTTTTTTTGCTAAACTTAGCGCCATGTCTTTGCCTAGTCCGCGGCTCCCGCCGGTTACTAATGCGATTTTATTATTTGTAGCCATTTTTTTTAAATTTTATACTACAAAGTTCGCGCAATTAACCGGGCAGGTGTTTGCGCGTTTCAATCTATTATTTGCAAAAATCAAATCAGCTGTTCAGGAACGAAAAGCCAGAGGCGATAAGCCGGCCTGTTTTTTAAAAAAATTAGAAAAATGCGCTACTTCTTCAAAACCCAAGGAGTACGCAATTTCCGAAACATTCCAGTCGGTTTGCTTAAGCAGGATTTTAGCTTCCTGGGCCAGACGGCTGCTAATAAAATCGGTGGTGGTTTTGCCGGTATTTTCTTTTAAAACCTTGTTGAGGTGGTTCACGTGAATGGCTAACCGTTCGGCGTAATCTTTGGCGGCCCGCAGTTCTAATTGTTGCCCCGGCGAAGCTATCGGAAACTGCCGTTCCAGCAATTCCACGAACAAACCGGCAATACGGGTAGTGGCATTATGGGCGTTATACTGGGCAATATCGGGTTGTAATTTCTGGCCATAGTGGATTAACTCTAACACGTAATTGCGCAGCAAATCGTATTTATAAGGATAGTCCGAGGCCAGTTCCTGAAACATCTTCTCGAACAATTGTTTCAATTCTGCTACTTGGTTCTCCGTTAATTCGAAAACCGGGTAACCGCCTGGTTTAAAAATAGGCAGTTCGTCCAGAATTACGCCACTCCGCGAAGTTGCCAGAAACTCATGGGTGAAAATGCAAAAGTAACCCGACTGGTTTTCGTCTTGGGGCAGGTAGTTGTACGGCACTTTGGGCGAGGCAAACAACAAACCGTGTTGCTGGATGTCGATGGATTTGTCGGCGTATTCGGCGCGGTTGTGGCCGTTGATCAGGCTTATTTTGTAATAAGTACGCCGGTTGTAAGGCATTTCTTTGGTTTCCTTCAACTTTTTCCGGGTACTGGCAATGTTAAACACGTTAAAGTGCCCAATTTCTTTATTAATGCCGCTGGGTAAAATGGTTTCGAGCTGGTTATTGGCTACAAACCCCATTTCCCGGTAAAAATCCTGCAACGAAGTAATGCCTGTCATTTTTCTTAGCTATTTGCGAAAATCAAATATAGTAAATATCAGGCAAGTGGAGTTTAAAAATTAAAGAAATAACAACCACTTTCTCGCGGGCTTTTCAGAACTGTTAATCAACGATATAATTTATCGACCTCCGGTCACGTCGATAATTGTTCCGGTTGAGAAAGAGGCTTCGTCTGATAATAACCATAAGATTGCTTTCGCCACTTCTTCGGGGTGGCCGCCTCTTTTCATGGGCAGAGAGCTTTTTATCCGGTTAACCCTATCGGGTTCTCCGCCACTTGCATGAATATCCGTATAGATAAATCCTGGCCTAACGGCATTTACTCTTATTCCTTCTGTAGCTACTTCTTTTGAAAGCCCGAATGTAAGCGTATCAATGGCACCTTTCGAAGCGGCATAATCTACATACTCATTAGGAGAACCGGTTCGGGCGGCAATGGAAGAAACATTAACGATGGCTCCACCTTTACCGCCATAAAGAGTTGACATTCGTTTAATTGCTTCTTTCGAACACAAAATGTAACTAATAATATTACTATTTATCACTCGGGTAAGCCGCTCTACATTCATATTATCTACTCGCGATTGCGCTTCTAAAATGCCTGCATTGTTTACTAAGGCTGTTAATCTTCCGAAATCTTTATCTATTTTACTAAAAAGCGCGGTTACATCTGCTTCAGAAGATACATCTGCCTGATACGCAATGGCCTGGTCGCCTTGTTGGTTTATGGCATCCACAATTTGTTCGGCGGCTTTCTTATTTTGCAAGTAGTTTACACAAACATTATAACCTTGTTTTGCGGCTAACAAAGCGGTTGCCGCTCCAATGCCTCTGCTACTTCCAGTTATGAGAATTGTTTTATCCATGTAGCTATTTTCAGTTTGTTTTTTCCTAAATTATTTTCTTCCTCATCCTATTTATCCGATAGCATAAACTAAGATTGAATAGATACAAAGCATAAAAGTTTACAGATGAGTAAACGTATTGGTTAAATTTAACCTTATAAGGAGAATATCTTTTAGTATTCCTGAATGAGCACGTTTGTCGGAATATTCAAGGTTTTGTGAAGGTTCCGGATCATTTCTAAAGAAAGTTTTCTTTTTCTATTTAACACCTCACTTACTCTACTTTTAAAACCTAAGACTTCAGCTAAGTCTTTCTGCTTTAATCCTAATTGTTCCATTCTAAACTTTACTGCCTCAATGGGGTCTGGGGCAGTTATAGGGAAATGCTCCTTTTCATAAGAATCAATCAGAAAGGAAAGCAACTCGAGCTCGTCGCCTGCTAGCGTACCTGGCTCCGCGTCAAATATTTCTTCCAGCCTTTGCAAGGCTAATTGATAGTCTTTTTCGGTCTTTATTAATCTAATATTCATCTTTGTTTCACTTAAATTTTAGTAGCATCAACTTTATCATATTCGGCGTGCGTACCTATAAATCGTATCCACACAATGCTAAACGGGTAATTTATTCTGACGATTAACCTGTAACTATTGCCCTTAATGTTAAAGACTATTCTGTTGTCTTCCAGAATACTAGCAGAAGGGTAGTGTTTCTTGATATCGTTGGGAGACTTCCAAGTAGCTTGCTCCGCCTCATTGTACCAGGCTTTTAATTGTTGCTCACTGTTGGCGTGCTTCTCCCAGAAATCACGTAATGTTCGTTTTGCTATTACCCTCACTTATTTATTTTATAACTTAAAGATAAAGAATTAAGTTACCAATATGGTAACTTTAATGAAATTTTTAATGCAGGTATCCATTATCGAATGAAATAATACAATAATTTATTCTCGAAATTTTGTCGAAAATGCTACCCAATAATACTTAAAACAAAAAACCTGGAACCAGCTACATGCTAATTCCAGGTTTGTAAATTTTTTAAATTTTAGTCTAAAAGCAATTTATCAGCAGCACTTCTTAAACCCAGAGCTTTCGTGAAAGTTGTCTGTGTCTTCACGAACAATGGCCAATGCCGCTGGTTGTGTCCGCACAACCAGCCTGCAACAGCTTCTGCAAAAATTCTATGTTTTTATATTTTCTCCGGCAACAAGGTGGCATCCTGGTAATTACCCAGAACAAGCTCCGATGGGGCACCTTGCGTAACGGCTTCTACCAGCAGTTTACCACCTACAAAAGCACCTTTCCACGATTCGCCGAGGCCGCCGAATACTTCTTCGCGGTCGCCACGGGAGCGAAGTTTGTTGATGCCTACTTTAAAGGCCCGCACTTCTTTGGCGGTGCGTTGCGCCCATTTGGTATCGTCGGAAGCTACGGCCGCTACTAAGGCACCGTTGGAAATATTCATTTCCCCTACCAGTTCTTCTACGCGGTCAACCAGTACAACGGAATCGATTGGCCCGAAAGGTTCTTTAAAGTACAATTCGCTCTGGCGCGGCAAATCAACTAACGCCCGCGGGGCGCGGTAAGCTGAACGGTCCTGGTTGGGTAAGAACAACGAATCGTCTAATTTACCTTCGTAAAAAGGCGTAGCGCCGGTTTTAAGCGCATCGGCGTACAAGCGGTCCAGATCTTCGGCTTGCCGGCTGTTAATTACCGGTCCAAAATGCAAGTCGGGTAGTTTATCACCTGGGTTGTCTACCAAAGTAGGATTGCCTATTTTGAGGCTGCGGATAGCGGTCCAGTAGGTTTCCAGGAATTGCGGAAATAAGCGGCGTTCTACCACAAAACGCACGTAAGCGGTGCAGCGTTGTTTACCGTAGTCGTAGCCTTTTTTAAGTTGATCGCCCAGGCTGTCCCAATCCGAGAAATTCCAGATACCGTAGGTGTTTACGCCTTCCATTTCCAGCATATAACGTTTGTGTACCGAAGCCAGCGCGTCGGCAATGTTGCGGCCGTTGTAGCGCCCGCCCACAAAAGAAAGACATTCAATGGCCTGGTCTTTTACCAAAACGTCACTTAACTCGCCACCGGAGCCACTAACCAAAGTTACGGGTAAACCGCAGCGACGGGCAATGGCAAAAGTTACACTAAGTGAGATAAATCCACCATCAGTAGGCGTTTTGGCGATGGCCGCGTTGCCGCAAAGCACCTGCACCAATACCGCGTGCATCAGCACCGACATGGGGTAATTCCAGGAAGCAATGTTAGATACCACGCCCAAAGGTTCCCGACGACCGAGCATTTCCTCGATATTATCTACGTACCATTGCACGCCATCAATGCAGCGGTCGATGTCGGTAAAGCCTAGTTTGTAGGTTTTGCCAATTTCCCACATGAGCAGTTTGCCAATCAGTTCTACGTTATCGAGCAGCTGGTCCAGGCAGTCTTGCACGCGTTGCTTGCGCTCGTCCAGGTCTACGCGACACCAATCGGCTGCTTCGCGGTGGGCGCCATGTACGGCCCGTAGGGCGGTAGCTTTATCCAGAAAGGGCAAGCTGCCGAGTACGGAGCCATCAATAGGAGTTACAAATTCACGGGTAGTGCCCGGCTCCTGCCAGCGGCCTTCTAAAAGGTTGAGGTAGTTACCCTGTTGGTCATAAATTTCGGGGGTTACCTGCTTTACCTGCCGGATTAGTTCGGCGAAGTCAACTTGCGGAGAAACAATTTTTGCCATAATTCATTTAATTTCGGTGTAGCAATCA
Proteins encoded in this region:
- a CDS encoding aldehyde dehydrogenase family protein; translated protein: MAKIVSPQVDFAELIRQVKQVTPEIYDQQGNYLNLLEGRWQEPGTTREFVTPIDGSVLGSLPFLDKATALRAVHGAHREAADWCRVDLDERKQRVQDCLDQLLDNVELIGKLLMWEIGKTYKLGFTDIDRCIDGVQWYVDNIEEMLGRREPLGVVSNIASWNYPMSVLMHAVLVQVLCGNAAIAKTPTDGGFISLSVTFAIARRCGLPVTLVSGSGGELSDVLVKDQAIECLSFVGGRYNGRNIADALASVHKRYMLEMEGVNTYGIWNFSDWDSLGDQLKKGYDYGKQRCTAYVRFVVERRLFPQFLETYWTAIRSLKIGNPTLVDNPGDKLPDLHFGPVINSRQAEDLDRLYADALKTGATPFYEGKLDDSLFLPNQDRSAYRAPRALVDLPRQSELYFKEPFGPIDSVVLVDRVEELVGEMNISNGALVAAVASDDTKWAQRTAKEVRAFKVGINKLRSRGDREEVFGGLGESWKGAFVGGKLLVEAVTQGAPSELVLGNYQDATLLPEKI